One window from the genome of Alkalihalobacillus sp. LMS6 encodes:
- a CDS encoding XdhC family protein → MDTIHLLVKHLAACKQRTIMATIVDVKGSAYRKEGTSILIQEDGFEVGVLSAGCLEPDISARFNDVWENGARMYEYDMREADAFTWGINNSGCNGILTVLVEPVTEQLYNDLMKVKQCLALGREVWITKKIHENRVLASYQPEDGDSFGNWNKGLPERTSNKSQMVHSVFFHRYVPRQHLYVFGANVDARPLVQFAVNVGFQVTVYDWRPRLCTKEHFPEETKFITGFPSEILPTLTFNKTDSVILMTHHFQYDQEILSCLLDIELRYIGVLGSQKRTKRLLGTDVVPAAITSPIGLEIQAESPEEIAISAVSELIAISKKVEKETYDSSILL, encoded by the coding sequence GTGGATACGATCCATTTATTAGTCAAACACCTTGCAGCATGTAAACAACGAACCATTATGGCGACAATTGTTGACGTAAAAGGGTCTGCTTATCGGAAAGAAGGCACCTCGATCTTGATTCAAGAAGATGGGTTCGAAGTAGGTGTCCTGAGTGCTGGTTGCTTGGAACCTGACATCTCAGCTCGGTTTAATGATGTGTGGGAAAACGGTGCACGTATGTATGAATACGACATGAGGGAAGCAGACGCTTTTACGTGGGGCATAAATAATAGTGGTTGTAATGGGATTCTTACGGTTTTAGTTGAACCTGTTACGGAACAACTCTATAACGATTTAATGAAAGTGAAACAGTGTTTAGCGCTAGGTCGAGAAGTGTGGATCACAAAAAAAATTCACGAGAATCGAGTGTTAGCCTCTTATCAGCCAGAAGACGGAGATTCGTTTGGGAACTGGAACAAGGGTCTCCCTGAACGTACTTCAAATAAGAGTCAAATGGTCCATTCTGTATTCTTTCATCGCTATGTACCACGCCAACACTTGTATGTATTTGGAGCAAATGTTGATGCTCGTCCGCTCGTCCAGTTTGCTGTAAACGTTGGCTTTCAAGTGACGGTATACGATTGGCGTCCACGGCTTTGTACAAAAGAACACTTTCCCGAGGAAACCAAGTTCATAACAGGTTTTCCGTCTGAGATCCTTCCGACACTGACCTTCAATAAAACCGATTCCGTCATTCTGATGACGCACCATTTTCAGTATGACCAAGAAATTTTATCATGCTTGCTAGATATAGAACTTCGGTATATTGGGGTGTTAGGTTCTCAAAAACGAACAAAACGATTGCTTGGTACAGATGTTGTTCCCGCTGCCATTACTTCACCTATCGGTCTAGAGATTCAAGCTGAGAGTCCAGAAGAGATTGCCATTAGCGCTGTGTCCGAATTAATAGCGATATCCAAGAAAGTCGAGAAAGAAACGTATGATTCATCGATCTTATTGTAG
- a CDS encoding (2Fe-2S)-binding protein, with the protein MDRTIEAHTFELNIMLNGEDVVRTVAYTDRLVDIIRETHTGTKVSCGIGRCGACSVLMNDQLVNACLVMAYQADGAEIITIEGISHDGQDPVQQAFLEEGGFQCGYCTPGMILAVKALLIEKPKPTDEEIIQGLSGNVCRCTGYAGIIRAVKAAAEV; encoded by the coding sequence ATGGACCGTACAATAGAAGCACATACATTTGAATTAAACATAATGCTGAACGGTGAGGACGTAGTGCGAACAGTCGCCTACACTGATCGGTTAGTGGATATTATTCGCGAGACACATACGGGAACAAAAGTGTCGTGTGGAATAGGAAGATGTGGGGCATGTTCTGTATTAATGAACGATCAACTTGTGAATGCTTGTCTTGTGATGGCGTATCAAGCAGATGGTGCAGAGATCATCACGATTGAAGGAATCAGTCATGATGGGCAGGATCCTGTTCAACAAGCTTTTTTAGAAGAAGGTGGCTTTCAATGTGGCTACTGCACACCTGGGATGATTCTAGCAGTAAAAGCGTTACTTATCGAAAAGCCAAAGCCAACCGACGAAGAAATTATTCAGGGATTGTCAGGAAATGTGTGTAGATGCACGGGCTACGCAGGTATTATCCGAGCCGTTAAAGCAGCTGCAGAAGTATAG
- the pucD gene encoding xanthine dehydrogenase subunit D, whose protein sequence is MTKQRIRPDGVPKVTGQLTYMTDLTFPNMLYGKVLRSAFPHANIIRLSTDRAEKLPGVKAVITHQDIPGLNGFGIIFPDQPVLCDKRVLYVGDAIAAVAAESIEVATAAIALIEVEYEQLDVLDYPQKSLDPLAPKLRKEGNILHRNGYKKGDAEAAFENCDLIVEETYSVPRQMHTYMETEGGVVVPEADGCITVYMGTQHGFKDRFQLSRILDLQEEKIRIVSSPMGGSFGGKDELNVQPYAALLALKTGRSVKLHQTRQESFVSGIKRHPMEITVKTGVNGDGFLMAHEVKIVADTGPYATLGPAVLDFSIEHAAGPYKIPHVSVDGLSVYTNNAVAGEFRGFGGNQITFALEGQMDRLADLLDMCPIDFRKLNVRGTTDEGPLGQRIVPTSGALDVLNRAEDYLLRERDEPSSPHTKRGKGIAISMHGGGLGYGRLDTAGGRLSLTNKGKIEISFGFEECGQGILAVIEEILTTEIGCSEEDIQVVIGDTDRVPLSGSTTASRGTSMVWHAVKRMKGTFNQDMISLAARRTNRPEEKLYLGKGGVYEGRERIISYIELGEAESLPTVTTTFNFPTTPDAVDGGHYLYTFSMTFSEVEVDLLTGQIKIICLDQVISAGPVVNERGYKGQIEGGGVMALGYAVMEDAHMVEGYYTKENLDKYMIPTITDVPFSMGVEPIERLPEGDEHGPRGVGEIGTIAVAPSIVKAIHDATGVWVNQLPVSPLALLQEMERRKEPWTVQ, encoded by the coding sequence ATGACAAAACAACGTATAAGGCCTGACGGCGTTCCGAAAGTAACAGGTCAGCTAACATATATGACGGATCTTACTTTTCCAAACATGCTTTATGGAAAAGTATTACGAAGTGCTTTTCCACACGCCAACATTATACGACTATCAACAGATCGTGCAGAAAAGCTACCTGGCGTAAAGGCAGTGATTACCCATCAAGACATTCCAGGCTTAAATGGATTTGGAATCATCTTTCCTGATCAGCCGGTGTTATGTGATAAGCGCGTGCTTTATGTTGGGGATGCCATTGCAGCTGTAGCAGCGGAGAGCATTGAAGTGGCGACTGCTGCAATAGCATTGATTGAGGTTGAATACGAGCAATTAGACGTGTTGGATTATCCTCAAAAAAGCCTTGATCCTCTTGCGCCGAAACTACGAAAAGAAGGCAATATCCTTCATCGGAATGGCTATAAAAAAGGAGATGCAGAAGCAGCATTTGAAAACTGTGATTTGATTGTTGAAGAAACCTATTCAGTGCCAAGGCAGATGCACACATATATGGAGACAGAAGGTGGAGTCGTCGTTCCCGAAGCGGATGGATGTATCACGGTATATATGGGAACGCAACACGGGTTCAAAGACCGGTTTCAGCTATCTAGAATACTTGATCTTCAAGAGGAAAAGATCCGGATCGTTTCTAGTCCAATGGGTGGTTCGTTTGGCGGAAAAGATGAATTAAATGTTCAACCGTATGCTGCTTTATTAGCATTAAAAACAGGAAGATCTGTGAAGCTTCACCAGACGCGGCAAGAGTCATTCGTTTCAGGGATTAAACGTCACCCAATGGAAATTACAGTGAAAACAGGTGTGAATGGGGATGGATTCTTAATGGCTCATGAAGTGAAAATTGTGGCAGACACTGGTCCGTATGCTACCTTAGGACCAGCTGTTTTAGATTTTTCGATTGAGCATGCTGCTGGACCTTATAAGATTCCTCATGTATCGGTTGATGGGCTTTCGGTCTATACAAACAATGCGGTTGCAGGGGAGTTTAGAGGATTTGGAGGAAATCAAATTACGTTTGCTCTAGAAGGTCAAATGGACCGCTTGGCTGATTTACTAGACATGTGTCCGATTGATTTTAGAAAACTCAATGTGCGTGGGACGACCGATGAAGGCCCTCTAGGACAGAGGATTGTTCCGACATCTGGTGCTTTAGATGTGTTAAATAGAGCAGAAGATTATTTGTTAAGAGAACGTGATGAACCGAGTTCTCCTCACACAAAAAGAGGGAAAGGTATTGCCATTTCCATGCATGGTGGTGGTTTAGGTTATGGACGCCTAGATACCGCAGGAGGAAGGCTATCACTGACAAACAAGGGGAAAATTGAAATCTCGTTTGGATTTGAAGAGTGCGGGCAAGGAATTCTTGCGGTAATTGAAGAGATTTTAACAACGGAAATTGGGTGTTCAGAAGAAGATATTCAAGTTGTGATTGGAGATACGGATCGGGTGCCACTGTCTGGCTCAACGACTGCGTCAAGGGGAACAAGTATGGTTTGGCACGCGGTTAAACGCATGAAAGGTACATTTAACCAAGATATGATAAGCCTGGCAGCCAGACGTACGAATAGGCCTGAAGAAAAATTATATTTAGGAAAAGGAGGTGTATATGAGGGAAGGGAAAGAATCATTTCGTACATTGAATTAGGCGAAGCGGAATCCCTGCCTACTGTAACAACAACATTTAATTTTCCAACAACACCAGATGCAGTAGACGGCGGGCACTACCTCTATACATTTTCGATGACATTTTCAGAAGTAGAAGTTGATCTTCTAACAGGTCAGATAAAAATCATTTGTCTTGATCAAGTGATTTCTGCTGGCCCTGTTGTAAACGAACGAGGGTATAAGGGCCAAATTGAAGGCGGCGGTGTAATGGCGCTTGGCTATGCCGTTATGGAAGATGCTCATATGGTTGAAGGCTATTATACAAAAGAAAACCTTGATAAATATATGATTCCAACGATTACAGATGTGCCGTTCTCTATGGGAGTTGAACCGATCGAACGGTTACCAGAGGGGGACGAACATGGTCCACGAGGAGTTGGAGAAATTGGCACGATTGCGGTTGCTCCTTCTATTGTGAAAGCGATACATGACGCGACGGGAGTCTGGGTGAATCAACTTCCAGTTTCGCCTCTTGCTCTTTTGCAAGAGATGGAAAGGAGAAAAGAGCCATGGACCGTACAATAG
- a CDS encoding xanthine dehydrogenase family protein subunit M — protein MTNAEGVTTVVFTPISIEDAVKIKAETEDSTYIAGGTLLQLQREQGIPLSAHLISLEKIHDIHTIEERDTHIFIGAGMTLSQCIASSIAQDDLPLFVEALQTIAAPAVRNRATIGGNMAYAMGDMHVVFLSMNAQVVTFDVNSGYQEHSYETWIEDGPSAGLIIGVTIPKGKQEHSFYKKVGYRQSFTLSALTVAFNLTLTKAGTVEEVIVAVSGAMLPPRRLKQSEETLQGQRVSQEVVRQMDKQVNEEFSTFLLKHDEFPYQQRVAANVITAHLTSIEEENRYDKTTYKA, from the coding sequence GTGACTAATGCAGAAGGAGTAACAACTGTTGTCTTTACCCCAATATCTATTGAGGATGCGGTAAAGATAAAAGCGGAAACAGAGGATAGTACCTATATTGCTGGCGGGACGCTTTTGCAGCTACAGCGAGAACAAGGAATTCCGTTATCCGCTCATTTAATTAGCCTCGAAAAGATTCACGATATTCATACAATTGAAGAACGAGATACGCATATTTTCATTGGTGCAGGCATGACACTTTCACAATGTATCGCAAGTAGTATCGCTCAAGATGATTTGCCACTTTTCGTAGAAGCGCTGCAAACGATTGCCGCCCCAGCTGTTCGAAATCGCGCTACCATTGGCGGGAATATGGCGTATGCCATGGGTGACATGCATGTCGTATTCCTTTCTATGAACGCACAAGTCGTCACGTTTGATGTGAATAGCGGGTATCAGGAGCATTCTTACGAAACATGGATTGAAGATGGTCCTAGTGCAGGTTTAATCATTGGCGTCACCATTCCAAAAGGAAAACAAGAACACTCTTTTTATAAAAAAGTTGGTTATCGGCAATCGTTTACGTTATCTGCTCTAACAGTAGCATTCAATTTAACTTTAACTAAAGCTGGTACCGTTGAAGAAGTCATCGTTGCCGTAAGTGGCGCTATGTTACCCCCACGGCGCTTAAAACAAAGCGAAGAAACCTTACAAGGTCAGCGAGTCTCTCAAGAAGTTGTAAGGCAAATGGATAAACAGGTGAACGAAGAGTTTTCTACGTTTTTATTGAAACACGATGAGTTTCCTTACCAACAGCGAGTAGCGGCAAACGTCATCACTGCGCACTTAACAAGCATTGAGGAGGAAAACCGTTATGACAAAACAACGTATAAGGCCTGA